The proteins below come from a single Miscanthus floridulus cultivar M001 chromosome 1, ASM1932011v1, whole genome shotgun sequence genomic window:
- the LOC136479250 gene encoding cycloartenol-C-24-methyltransferase 1-like: MALQLGLKKGMKVLDVGCGIGGPLIEIARFSSALITGLKNNDYQISRGKELIFSAGLSEQCSFLKGDFMNMPIADNTFDAAYAIDATCHAPDAQGVYSEVYRVLKPGQCFALAEWRLTDRFDPNNAKHLTIKAEIELGDGLPDIRTTRQCVQAMKDAEFEVSYSCVINR; the protein is encoded by the exons ATGGCACTACAATTGGGGCTCAAGAAGGGCATGAAG GTCCTGGACGTGGGATGTGGAATTGGGGGACCCTTAATAGAAATTGCCAGATTCAG CTCTGCACTGATAACTGGATTGAAAAACAACGACTACCAGATCTCAAGGGGCAAG GAGCTCATTTTTTCAGCAGGTTTGAGTGAGCAATGTTCCTTCTTGAAG GGGGACTTCATGAACATGCCAATAGCTGATAACACCTTCGATGCGGCCTATGCAATAGATGCTACATGTCATGCACCAGATGCG CAAGGCGTCTACAGTGAGGTCTACCGTGTGCTGAAACCTGGGCAGTGTTTTGCACTAGCTGAATGGCGCTTGACTGACCGATTTGATCCAAACAATgctaagcatttgaccatcaagGCTGAGATTGAGCTTGGCGATGGCCTGCCTGACATCCGTACCACTCGCCAGTGTGTCCAAGCTATGAAAGATGCAGAATTCGAGGTGTCATACTCATGTGTTATTAACCGGTAA